One window of the Agrobacterium larrymoorei genome contains the following:
- a CDS encoding L,D-transpeptidase family protein, with the protein MRLRHIALLACAGLMLAGCNETLETVERDVSHVKNKVDYPLSPTILAEMDNKNMDRNAPIMIRILKEEGKLEVWKAKRDNRFEVIASYDICAWSGKLGPKVKEGDRQAPEGFYNLSPGHMNPYSNYYLSINTGFPNRYDQANGRNGTNLMIHGACSSSGCYSMTDAQMLEIYAFARDAFKGGQKTIQLQALPFRMTAENMARHHKSENYEFWKMLKVGYDHFEVTKRPPEVNFCEKKYVFNQQTQGGQFNASAACPAMSTPPALASTLASYNKTYDLAYDKAMKKFDGMVWYDPTEAERKVLVADKRKGREPAYAPTGSALKAGKLMKETEFAALMEKKAAKGISATGATAIASASGSVPRATAPASQPTAPQPVVAAHPSSIMLASATTVKPQVPTAATQSVPVPAVNPLAFSAPEPEEPAKKPFWKFWAKE; encoded by the coding sequence ATGCGTTTGAGACACATCGCTCTTCTTGCCTGCGCCGGTCTGATGCTTGCGGGCTGTAACGAAACGCTCGAAACCGTCGAGCGTGACGTGTCTCATGTCAAGAACAAGGTCGATTATCCCCTCTCCCCCACCATCCTTGCCGAGATGGACAACAAGAACATGGATCGCAATGCGCCGATCATGATTCGCATCTTGAAGGAGGAAGGTAAGCTGGAAGTCTGGAAGGCGAAGCGTGACAACCGCTTCGAGGTCATTGCTTCCTACGATATCTGCGCCTGGTCCGGCAAACTCGGACCGAAGGTGAAAGAGGGAGACAGGCAGGCGCCTGAAGGGTTCTACAACCTTTCGCCCGGCCACATGAATCCCTATTCCAATTATTATCTCTCGATCAACACCGGGTTCCCGAATCGCTACGACCAGGCGAATGGCCGCAACGGCACGAACCTGATGATCCATGGCGCATGCTCATCGTCGGGCTGCTACTCCATGACCGACGCGCAAATGCTGGAGATCTACGCCTTCGCGCGTGACGCCTTCAAGGGCGGACAGAAGACCATTCAGCTCCAGGCGCTACCCTTCCGCATGACCGCGGAAAACATGGCGCGCCATCATAAGAGTGAGAATTACGAATTCTGGAAGATGCTGAAGGTCGGCTACGATCATTTCGAAGTCACCAAGCGTCCGCCGGAGGTCAATTTCTGCGAGAAGAAGTACGTCTTCAATCAGCAGACGCAGGGCGGTCAGTTCAACGCCAGTGCCGCCTGCCCCGCCATGAGCACGCCGCCGGCACTCGCCAGCACATTGGCGAGCTACAACAAGACCTACGACCTTGCCTATGACAAGGCGATGAAGAAGTTCGACGGCATGGTCTGGTACGATCCGACCGAGGCGGAGCGCAAGGTCCTGGTTGCAGACAAGCGCAAGGGGCGCGAACCGGCTTATGCACCGACCGGCTCTGCTCTGAAGGCCGGCAAGCTGATGAAGGAAACCGAATTTGCTGCCCTGATGGAGAAGAAGGCGGCGAAGGGCATTTCCGCCACGGGCGCGACAGCCATTGCATCTGCCTCTGGTTCGGTGCCGCGCGCGACTGCTCCGGCGTCTCAGCCGACTGCACCACAGCCAGTCGTTGCTGCCCATCCATCCTCGATCATGCTCGCTTCCGCGACGACGGTTAAACCGCAGGTACCCACCGCAGCCACCCAGTCCGTGCCCGTGCCAGCCGTTAATCCGCTCGCTTTCAGTGCCCCGGAGCCCGAAGAGCCGGCAAAGAAACCATTTTGGAAGTTCTGGGCCAAGGAGTGA
- a CDS encoding N-formylglutamate amidohydrolase, which yields MTENGTRSSALKRQIWSASFGESPIIGTAIHDGHILRDDLVTNIALSEKERLYEEDPFTGEMVGGLTNRIVGHRSRFEIDLNRAKEAAIYLTPEQSWGLKVWHERPADAAISASLSLHDDYYAMLAAFLDRIEHRYGRFILLDVHSYNHRREGADGPAAPQEKAPDINIGTISMDRDRWAFAVDAVMEHFASANIGGRKLDVRENIAFQGRGEQTRFVHERYPETGCAVAIEFKKIFMDEWTGEPDRRVIADIRRTMIDLEALLERLLRERQ from the coding sequence ATGACGGAAAACGGAACGCGATCCAGCGCATTGAAGCGACAAATATGGTCGGCCTCCTTCGGGGAGTCTCCGATCATCGGCACCGCGATCCATGATGGCCATATTCTCCGCGATGACCTCGTGACCAACATCGCGCTGTCGGAGAAGGAGCGGCTCTATGAGGAAGATCCCTTCACCGGCGAAATGGTCGGCGGTCTCACCAACCGGATCGTCGGCCACAGATCCCGTTTTGAGATCGACCTCAACCGCGCAAAAGAGGCCGCAATCTATCTGACCCCTGAACAGTCATGGGGACTGAAGGTCTGGCATGAGCGGCCGGCGGATGCTGCAATTTCCGCATCTCTGTCCCTCCACGACGATTACTACGCCATGCTTGCGGCCTTTCTGGACCGCATTGAACATCGCTACGGCCGCTTCATCCTTCTGGACGTTCACAGCTACAATCACCGCCGTGAAGGCGCAGATGGACCTGCAGCACCGCAAGAGAAAGCACCCGACATCAATATCGGCACGATCTCCATGGATCGTGATCGCTGGGCCTTTGCAGTGGACGCCGTGATGGAGCACTTTGCTTCTGCCAATATTGGTGGCCGTAAGCTGGACGTTCGCGAGAACATTGCCTTCCAAGGCCGCGGCGAGCAGACACGCTTCGTTCACGAGAGATATCCGGAAACCGGATGTGCCGTTGCCATCGAGTTCAAGAAGATCTTCATGGACGAATGGACCGGAGAACCGGATAGGCGCGTCATCGCCGATATCAGACGCACCATGATCGATTTGGAAGCTCTGCTCGAACGGCTGTTGCGAGAACGCCAATGA
- a CDS encoding flavohemoglobin expression-modulating QEGLA motif protein, whose product MSNVSPFKPAIEEPLLSQIVTALSEGQAIRKDVGKDGRLHIDRPLPFLCLHLTYGTKNLAARDIASANASYLIASSLKEAAPIIQAIGDEMVKRFGAFVILDIGELEHDILLADDSPFLPHYEVAVSATTERETQNARKAFIKAICDAEVRFRTPRITRPEPVQDPILRLNEAGISFPCISVRFAPIYRQPESGADYPGLRETMIADLFDAGLRAFSAFATETNTLNITTHRALGRKAFVDAVRRADRSIDEIAQSFDFLLSVTPINARQAFEEFKQSDFEYAPHFLYRPLGVDVEEQKRKLYSVAFDHLEDPVLYHLYREKQQEIDLQLTMLAHLHKRQYTDFGRALYGSVEPELLALALDVLARCKMPANEHEIPMVGCYEVAQKAREMVDAYHQEEASFKARVEIRDDLPPGLIVTGEKLLISRHTVMEQRRLDALLHHEIGVHLLTYFNGSAQGLRLFRSGLSGYEGVQEGLAVLAEHLSGGMTRQRLRLVAGRVVACAAMLEGASFVETYRLVTEEHHFDQANAFNMVLRVYRGGGLPKDAIYLRGLSEILQHLRKGGALDPFWMGKISAAHFPIMQELSLRGLLRPPGIRPAFLSLARANERLEKIRSGLSIAEMATL is encoded by the coding sequence ATGAGCAATGTTTCCCCTTTCAAACCGGCCATCGAAGAGCCACTGCTGTCGCAAATTGTAACTGCTCTGTCAGAAGGACAGGCGATCCGTAAGGATGTCGGCAAGGATGGACGTCTTCATATCGACCGACCGCTTCCCTTCCTCTGCCTCCACCTGACATACGGTACGAAGAATCTGGCAGCACGCGACATTGCCTCTGCCAATGCTTCCTACCTCATTGCATCGAGCCTCAAAGAAGCCGCACCGATCATCCAGGCGATCGGCGACGAGATGGTGAAGCGCTTCGGCGCCTTCGTGATCCTCGACATTGGCGAACTGGAGCACGACATCCTGCTTGCCGATGATTCACCCTTCCTGCCGCATTACGAAGTCGCGGTCTCCGCAACAACTGAGCGCGAGACCCAGAACGCCCGAAAAGCCTTCATCAAGGCGATCTGCGATGCAGAGGTTCGTTTTCGCACGCCGCGTATTACCCGGCCGGAGCCCGTCCAGGACCCGATCTTACGGCTGAACGAGGCTGGAATTTCTTTCCCCTGCATCAGCGTTCGCTTTGCCCCCATCTACCGCCAGCCGGAATCCGGAGCAGACTATCCGGGCCTGCGCGAAACGATGATCGCCGATCTCTTCGATGCCGGACTTCGCGCTTTCTCGGCCTTTGCGACTGAAACGAATACACTCAACATCACCACACATCGCGCGCTCGGACGAAAAGCGTTCGTCGATGCGGTGCGCCGTGCCGACCGCTCGATCGATGAAATTGCGCAGTCCTTCGATTTTCTCCTGTCGGTCACGCCGATCAATGCGCGTCAGGCCTTCGAGGAATTCAAGCAAAGCGATTTTGAGTATGCGCCGCATTTCCTTTATCGCCCGCTGGGCGTCGACGTGGAAGAGCAGAAGCGCAAGCTCTATTCAGTCGCCTTCGACCATCTGGAGGACCCGGTCCTCTATCATCTTTACCGCGAGAAGCAGCAGGAGATCGACCTGCAACTGACGATGCTCGCCCACCTGCACAAGCGACAATATACCGATTTTGGTCGCGCGCTGTACGGTTCGGTCGAGCCGGAACTGCTGGCACTCGCGCTTGATGTGCTTGCGCGCTGCAAGATGCCTGCCAATGAACACGAGATTCCGATGGTCGGCTGCTATGAAGTCGCGCAAAAGGCCCGGGAGATGGTCGATGCCTATCACCAGGAGGAGGCGAGCTTCAAGGCGCGCGTCGAAATCCGTGATGACCTTCCACCGGGTCTCATAGTGACAGGCGAAAAGCTGCTGATCTCGCGCCACACGGTCATGGAACAGCGCCGTCTCGACGCATTGCTGCATCATGAAATCGGCGTCCACCTGCTCACCTACTTCAACGGCTCTGCCCAGGGCCTTCGGCTCTTTCGCAGCGGTCTTTCCGGCTATGAGGGCGTGCAGGAAGGTTTGGCGGTGCTGGCCGAGCATCTTTCGGGCGGCATGACACGCCAGCGCCTGCGCCTCGTGGCCGGACGCGTCGTCGCCTGTGCCGCCATGCTCGAGGGGGCAAGTTTCGTCGAGACCTATCGGCTGGTGACGGAAGAGCACCATTTCGATCAGGCGAACGCCTTCAACATGGTGCTGCGGGTCTATCGCGGCGGCGGACTGCCGAAGGATGCCATCTACCTTAGAGGTTTGAGCGAAATCCTCCAGCATCTGCGAAAAGGTGGCGCCCTTGACCCGTTCTGGATGGGAAAGATTTCAGCGGCCCATTTCCCCATCATGCAGGAGCTTTCGCTCCGCGGACTGTTGCGACCGCCCGGCATACGCCCGGCTTTTCTCTCGCTGGCACGCGCCAATGAGCGGCTCGAAAAAATACGATCAGGACTGTCCATTGCCGAAATGGCAACGCTTTAA
- a CDS encoding sulfurtransferase TusA family protein, translated as MTLATDVVFDLKGLKCPLPVLRSRKKLAGMRSGEDLIIETTDPLAVIDIPHMCREDGHALLENAKTADGHRFRVRRG; from the coding sequence GTGACCTTGGCCACGGATGTCGTCTTCGATCTAAAGGGGCTCAAATGCCCTCTTCCGGTTTTGCGTAGCCGCAAGAAGCTTGCCGGCATGAGGTCTGGCGAAGACCTGATCATAGAGACAACTGATCCTCTGGCGGTCATCGACATTCCCCACATGTGCCGCGAAGACGGCCACGCTCTTCTCGAAAACGCCAAGACGGCGGACGGCCATCGCTTTCGCGTTCGGCGAGGTTGA